One stretch of Pseudomonas azotoformans DNA includes these proteins:
- a CDS encoding cobalt-precorrin-6A reductase, protein MKRILLLGGVTEALAIARTLGPEHIYSLAGVGRVPTDLTCQVRVGGYGGAGGLAQFVRDEGISLILDATHPYAAQISRNAAEAAQLSDVPCWALRRPAWQPQAGDDWREVSDWASLIEALKPFKRPLFTLGREPLQHLDEIPPEQFWTLRALDVYPGNARCEVIGARGPFLIEDERALFARRGIDVLISKNSGSTATEPKLEVARELGVPVLVLKRPVLAMVDREFTTVPAVLQAIATL, encoded by the coding sequence ATGAAACGCATCCTGCTGTTGGGCGGCGTGACCGAAGCGTTGGCCATTGCTCGTACATTGGGCCCGGAACATATCTACAGCCTGGCCGGGGTTGGGCGCGTGCCCACCGACCTGACCTGCCAGGTGCGGGTCGGCGGTTATGGTGGGGCTGGGGGATTGGCGCAGTTTGTTCGGGATGAAGGGATTAGCCTGATTCTCGACGCGACCCATCCGTATGCGGCGCAGATCAGCCGCAATGCTGCCGAGGCTGCGCAGTTGAGCGACGTGCCATGTTGGGCACTGCGGCGTCCGGCGTGGCAGCCGCAAGCGGGGGATGACTGGCGTGAGGTCAGCGATTGGGCGTCGTTGATTGAAGCGTTGAAGCCGTTCAAACGCCCGCTGTTCACCTTGGGCCGCGAGCCGTTGCAGCATCTTGATGAAATCCCGCCGGAGCAGTTCTGGACGCTGCGCGCGCTGGATGTGTATCCGGGGAATGCGCGCTGTGAAGTGATTGGCGCGCGGGGGCCGTTTTTGATCGAGGATGAGCGTGCGTTGTTTGCACGGCGTGGCATTGATGTGTTGATCAGCAAGAACAGTGGCAGCACTGCGACGGAACCGAAGCTGGAAGTGGCGCGGGAGCTTGGGGTGCCGGTGTTGGTGTTGAAGCGGCCGGTGTTGGCGATGGTGGATCGAGAATTCACTACTGTGCCTGCGGTACTACAGGCAATCGCCACTCTCTAA
- the cbiE gene encoding precorrin-6y C5,15-methyltransferase (decarboxylating) subunit CbiE, translating to MSPWLTVVGIGEDGFKGLGRNARHALLRATRIIGAQRQLDLLPVCIRGERQVWPSPFSLEAVLAQRGEPVCVLASGDPMFYGVGASLSRQVPAEELLILPAPSSVSLAAARLGWPLQDVVTLSVVARPLAAINAHLASGVRLLVLSNDGRSPALIASLLAESGFGPSRLSVFEHLGGTDERRIDGLAGDWQHASVADLNLVAIDCVASGATPRLSRLAGLPDSAFKHDGQLTKRDVRAMTLARLAPMPGELLWDVGAGSGSIGIEWMRTHPSCRALAIEADEGRQGLIEHNRDALGVPGLHLVRGKAPEALFGLEAPDAIFIGGGVTRDGVLDTCWQQLRPGGRLVANAVTLQSEMTLMNWRAQHGGELTRIHVAQAQPLGEFDTWRQALPITLLDVVKPL from the coding sequence ATGTCGCCCTGGCTGACGGTTGTAGGCATCGGTGAAGACGGCTTCAAGGGGCTGGGCAGGAACGCCCGGCATGCCCTGTTGCGCGCCACGCGGATTATAGGTGCTCAGCGCCAGTTGGACCTGTTGCCGGTGTGTATCCGTGGCGAGCGCCAGGTGTGGCCGAGCCCGTTTTCGCTTGAGGCGGTGCTGGCGCAGCGCGGCGAACCTGTGTGCGTGTTGGCCAGCGGCGATCCGATGTTCTATGGCGTGGGGGCCAGCCTGTCGCGGCAGGTGCCTGCTGAAGAATTGCTGATTTTACCGGCGCCCTCGTCGGTGTCCCTGGCGGCGGCACGGTTGGGCTGGCCGTTGCAGGACGTGGTGACGTTGTCGGTGGTGGCGCGGCCGTTGGCGGCGATCAATGCGCACCTGGCCAGTGGCGTGCGCTTGTTGGTGTTGAGCAATGACGGTCGCAGCCCTGCCTTGATTGCCTCACTGCTGGCTGAGTCCGGGTTTGGGCCGAGCCGTTTGAGCGTGTTCGAGCACTTGGGCGGCACGGATGAGCGGCGTATCGACGGTTTGGCGGGTGATTGGCAGCACGCCTCAGTCGCTGATTTGAACTTGGTCGCCATCGACTGCGTGGCCTCTGGCGCAACACCGCGCCTGTCGCGTCTGGCGGGCCTGCCCGATTCAGCCTTCAAGCACGACGGCCAACTGACCAAACGCGATGTGCGCGCCATGACCCTCGCCCGCCTCGCGCCGATGCCCGGCGAATTGCTGTGGGACGTGGGCGCGGGCAGCGGCTCCATCGGTATCGAGTGGATGCGTACGCACCCGAGCTGCCGTGCATTGGCGATTGAAGCCGATGAAGGCCGCCAAGGCCTGATCGAGCACAACCGCGACGCCCTTGGCGTGCCGGGCCTGCACCTGGTTCGCGGCAAGGCGCCCGAGGCGTTGTTTGGCCTGGAAGCACCGGACGCCATTTTCATCGGCGGCGGCGTCACCCGTGACGGCGTGCTCGATACCTGCTGGCAGCAGCTGCGGCCGGGCGGACGCTTGGTCGCCAATGCCGTGACCCTGCAAAGTGAAATGACCTTGATGAACTGGCGTGCGCAGCATGGCGGTGAGTTGACCCGCATCCATGTGGCGCAGGCGCAGCCGTTGGGGGAATTCGATACGTGGCGCCAGGCGCTGCCGATCACCTTGCTGGACGTGGTCAAGCCGCTATGA
- the cobG gene encoding precorrin-3B synthase — MPPDKAGIIPRLYPPTGSPVNPTPSVNTLRPSACPGLLRIVQALDGGICRIKLAGGSITSKQAQVVADAAQAYAGGVIEATNRANLQIRGIGAQEQALIALLLDAGLGPDNAAGDDVRNLMLSPSAGIDPQMLFDTRPLAEQILATLQNHPRFHELSAKFAIQLDGGEALAMLEHHHDLWLSAFMRNGQTLLAFGLAGCPGLDTPLAAVPLEQGHALVVAVLEAFLDIATPEQTRMRHLPVDNVLSHLNLSLLPADGFKRPPSGAFLHLGTYPQEQKNQFYVAAIAPLGRLNATMLKGAAHLASEYGDGTLRFTPWQGVLLPNIEKPHAVTERLAQLGFLCSIDQPLARMTACTGASGCGKALADTKADAVQVAALQPGHDVHLSGCPRSCAAAHVAPVTLLAVSPGHYDLYFREAAQPGFGRLHARTLSIEAAGALLRARPRSNTDD, encoded by the coding sequence ATGCCGCCGGACAAAGCAGGCATAATACCGCGCCTTTACCCACCAACCGGTAGCCCCGTGAACCCAACGCCTTCTGTGAATACCTTGCGCCCCTCGGCTTGTCCGGGGTTGCTGCGCATTGTCCAGGCGTTGGACGGCGGTATTTGCCGGATCAAATTGGCCGGTGGTTCGATCACCAGCAAGCAAGCCCAAGTGGTGGCAGATGCGGCCCAGGCCTATGCGGGCGGGGTGATCGAGGCGACTAACCGTGCCAACCTGCAGATTCGCGGGATTGGTGCCCAAGAGCAGGCATTGATCGCCCTGCTGTTGGACGCAGGCCTGGGTCCCGACAATGCCGCCGGCGACGATGTCCGCAACCTGATGCTCAGCCCCAGTGCCGGGATCGACCCGCAGATGCTGTTCGACACCCGCCCGTTGGCTGAGCAGATCCTCGCCACCCTGCAAAACCATCCCCGTTTCCATGAACTGTCAGCCAAGTTCGCCATACAGCTGGATGGCGGCGAAGCCTTGGCGATGCTCGAACATCACCACGACCTGTGGCTGTCGGCCTTCATGCGCAACGGCCAGACGCTCCTCGCGTTCGGCCTGGCCGGTTGCCCGGGGCTGGATACACCGCTGGCCGCCGTACCGCTGGAGCAGGGGCATGCGCTGGTGGTGGCTGTGCTGGAGGCGTTTCTGGACATTGCCACTCCAGAACAAACCCGCATGCGCCACCTTCCTGTGGATAACGTGCTGAGTCACTTAAACCTGTCGCTATTGCCTGCTGATGGCTTCAAACGCCCGCCCAGCGGGGCTTTTCTGCACCTCGGCACTTATCCACAAGAGCAAAAGAATCAGTTCTACGTCGCCGCCATCGCACCCTTGGGCCGCCTGAATGCGACGATGCTCAAAGGCGCCGCACACCTGGCCAGCGAGTACGGCGACGGCACCCTGCGCTTCACGCCTTGGCAAGGCGTGCTGCTGCCCAACATCGAAAAACCGCACGCCGTGACCGAGCGCCTGGCGCAACTGGGCTTCCTTTGCTCCATCGATCAGCCGCTGGCGCGCATGACCGCCTGCACCGGCGCCAGCGGGTGCGGCAAGGCCCTGGCCGACACCAAGGCCGATGCCGTGCAAGTGGCTGCCTTGCAGCCCGGCCATGACGTGCACCTGTCCGGCTGCCCCCGTTCCTGCGCGGCTGCGCACGTCGCGCCGGTCACCTTGCTGGCGGTGAGCCCCGGCCACTACGACCTCTATTTTCGCGAGGCAGCCCAACCCGGTTTCGGCCGGCTGCACGCGCGCACCCTTTCCATTGAAGCGGCGGGCGCCCTGTTGCGCGCTCGTCCACGGAGCAACACCGATGATTGA
- a CDS encoding precorrin-8X methylmutase, with product MIDYIRDGQEIYRNSFAIIRAEAKLERIPADLEKLAVRVIHACGMVEAIDGLQFSEGAGKAGRDALAAGAPILCDARMVSEGVTRARLPANNEVICTLRDDSVPQLARELGNTRSAAALELWRPHLEGSVVVIGNAPTALFYLLEMLDAGAPKPALILGFPVGFVGAAESKAMLAADSRGVPFVIMQGRLGGSAMAAAAVNALATEVE from the coding sequence ATGATTGATTACATCCGCGACGGTCAGGAGATCTATCGCAACTCCTTCGCCATTATTCGCGCGGAAGCCAAGTTGGAGCGCATTCCGGCCGACCTGGAAAAACTCGCGGTGCGGGTGATTCATGCGTGTGGCATGGTCGAAGCCATCGACGGCCTGCAGTTTTCCGAAGGCGCGGGCAAGGCCGGGCGTGATGCGTTGGCCGCTGGCGCGCCGATCCTGTGTGATGCGCGGATGGTCTCCGAAGGCGTGACCCGTGCGCGTCTGCCAGCCAATAACGAAGTGATCTGCACCCTGCGCGACGACAGCGTGCCGCAGCTGGCGCGCGAACTGGGCAACACCCGTTCCGCCGCCGCGCTGGAGCTGTGGCGCCCGCACCTGGAAGGCAGCGTGGTGGTGATCGGCAATGCGCCGACCGCGTTGTTCTACCTGCTGGAAATGCTCGATGCCGGTGCGCCTAAACCTGCCTTGATCCTGGGTTTCCCGGTCGGGTTTGTCGGTGCTGCCGAATCCAAGGCGATGCTGGCGGCGGACAGCCGTGGCGTGCCGTTCGTGATCATGCAGGGTCGCCTGGGCGGCAGTGCGATGGCCGCCGCGGCGGTGAATGCCCTGGCCACGGAGGTCGAATAA
- a CDS encoding precorrin-2 C(20)-methyltransferase, giving the protein MPARGRLIGLGVGPGDPELITLKALRLLRESPVVAYFVAKGKKGNAFGIIEDHLVPQQTLMPLVYPVTTEVLPAPMSYEQVISDFYDAASVDVAAHLDGGRDVAVICEGDPFFYGSYMYLHDRLAERYEAQVIPGVCSMLGGASVLGAPLVYRNQSLSVLSGVLPHEDLKRRLADADAAVIMKLGRNFPKVRQVLEELGLAERALYVERATMANQKIVPLDQVDPASSPYFSLIIVPGERWQG; this is encoded by the coding sequence ATGCCGGCACGCGGACGTTTGATCGGCCTGGGCGTAGGCCCTGGCGATCCGGAACTGATCACCCTCAAGGCGTTGCGCCTGCTGCGCGAATCGCCGGTGGTGGCGTACTTCGTGGCCAAGGGCAAGAAGGGCAATGCCTTCGGCATCATCGAAGATCACCTGGTGCCCCAGCAGACCCTGATGCCGCTGGTGTACCCGGTGACCACCGAGGTACTGCCGGCACCGATGTCCTATGAGCAGGTGATCAGCGATTTCTACGACGCTGCCAGTGTTGATGTCGCCGCGCACCTGGATGGCGGCCGTGATGTGGCGGTGATCTGTGAAGGCGACCCGTTCTTCTACGGCTCCTACATGTACCTGCATGACCGCCTCGCCGAACGCTACGAAGCGCAAGTCATCCCCGGCGTGTGCTCGATGCTCGGCGGCGCCTCGGTGCTGGGTGCGCCGTTGGTGTATCGCAACCAGAGCCTGTCGGTGCTCTCGGGCGTGTTGCCCCATGAGGATCTGAAGCGCCGCCTGGCAGACGCCGACGCAGCGGTGATCATGAAGCTGGGCCGCAACTTCCCGAAAGTGCGCCAGGTGCTCGAAGAGCTCGGCCTGGCCGAGCGTGCGTTGTACGTGGAGCGGGCGACCATGGCCAACCAGAAGATCGTGCCGCTGGATCAGGTGGATCCGGCGTCTTCGCCGTACTTTTCGCTGATCATCGTGCCGGGTGAAAGGTGGCAAGGTTGA
- the cobJ gene encoding precorrin-3B C(17)-methyltransferase: MNPAIVILGQGSLATALRIQQVYPEALIHGLAGRVEGADRAYSEFGATLRQLYQQGTPLIVLCAAGIVIRTLAPLLLEKGEEPAVLAVAEDGSAVVPLLGGLGGVNVMAREIAAVLNVAAAITTSGELRFGTCLLNPPQGYELADLELGKRFVSDLLAGEHVRIEGAAPWLDQANLPQDPQARLAIHVGSAERQPTANELLIYPKNVSVTCKPGAQLAERVRTALHEAGIAIQSLACLLASDTQMAEASLHDAALELGVPLRFTGVSQDADIVVSVAEQPLDLSQIGRVRGRLAVIGLGPGAAELMVPAVKAELARCTDVLGYETYVRMAGPFREDQVQHCTDNREEMQRARHAFELAAQGRSVVLVSSGDPGVFAMAAAVIEALHESSDPTWHQVDLEVLPGVSASLATAAQAGAPLGHDFCVMSLSDNLKPWSIIEKRLDLASQADLALAFYNPISRSRPWQLGRALEIVALHRTPQTPVVLGRDIGRPGQTLRVTSLGELTPEQVDMRTMVLIGSSTTCTFPRAGGGEWVYTPRWYGEKPAS; this comes from the coding sequence ATGAACCCGGCGATTGTGATTCTGGGTCAGGGCAGCCTGGCCACCGCGCTCCGGATCCAGCAGGTTTATCCCGAGGCGCTGATCCACGGTCTGGCCGGACGTGTTGAAGGCGCGGACCGGGCTTACAGTGAGTTCGGCGCGACCCTGCGTCAGCTCTATCAACAAGGCACGCCGCTGATTGTGCTGTGCGCCGCCGGTATCGTGATTCGCACCCTGGCGCCATTGCTGCTGGAAAAAGGCGAAGAGCCGGCCGTGCTGGCCGTGGCGGAAGATGGCAGCGCCGTGGTGCCGTTGCTCGGTGGTCTTGGTGGCGTGAACGTCATGGCGCGCGAGATTGCTGCCGTGTTGAACGTGGCGGCGGCGATCACCACCAGTGGCGAACTGCGGTTTGGCACCTGCCTGCTCAACCCGCCGCAGGGCTATGAACTGGCCGACCTGGAGTTGGGCAAGCGGTTCGTTTCCGACCTGCTGGCCGGTGAACACGTGCGCATCGAGGGCGCAGCGCCGTGGCTGGATCAGGCCAACTTGCCGCAGGACCCGCAAGCGCGCCTGGCGATTCATGTCGGCAGTGCCGAGCGCCAACCCACCGCCAATGAATTGCTGATCTACCCGAAGAACGTCAGCGTGACCTGCAAGCCCGGCGCGCAATTGGCCGAGCGTGTGCGCACGGCATTGCATGAAGCGGGCATTGCCATCCAGTCCCTGGCGTGCCTGCTGGCCAGCGACACACAGATGGCCGAAGCGTCGCTGCATGACGCGGCGTTGGAGCTGGGTGTGCCGTTGCGTTTTACCGGCGTTTCCCAGGACGCCGATATCGTGGTCAGCGTGGCTGAACAGCCGCTGGACTTGTCGCAGATCGGTCGTGTTCGTGGTCGCCTTGCCGTGATCGGCCTTGGCCCCGGTGCCGCCGAGTTGATGGTGCCTGCCGTGAAGGCCGAACTGGCGCGTTGCACCGACGTGCTCGGCTACGAAACCTACGTGCGCATGGCCGGCCCGTTCCGGGAGGATCAAGTGCAGCACTGCACCGATAACCGCGAAGAAATGCAGCGTGCCCGCCACGCCTTCGAGCTGGCGGCCCAAGGGCGCTCGGTGGTGCTGGTGTCGTCCGGCGACCCGGGCGTGTTCGCCATGGCGGCTGCGGTGATCGAGGCGCTGCACGAGTCCAGCGACCCCACCTGGCATCAGGTCGACCTGGAAGTCCTGCCGGGCGTCTCGGCTTCGCTTGCCACCGCCGCCCAGGCCGGCGCACCGCTGGGCCATGACTTCTGCGTGATGTCGCTGTCGGATAACCTCAAGCCCTGGTCGATCATCGAAAAGCGCCTGGACCTCGCGTCCCAGGCCGACCTTGCCTTGGCGTTCTACAACCCGATCTCGCGTTCGCGGCCGTGGCAACTGGGGCGCGCCCTGGAAATCGTCGCGCTGCATCGCACGCCGCAAACGCCGGTGGTGCTGGGCCGTGATATCGGTCGCCCGGGGCAGACCCTGCGTGTCACCTCGCTGGGGGAACTGACGCCGGAGCAGGTGGACATGCGCACCATGGTGCTGATCGGCTCATCCACCACCTGCACGTTCCCCCGTGCTGGTGGTGGTGAATGGGTCTACACACCGCGCTGGTACGGTGAAAAACCCGCCTCCTGA
- a CDS encoding MarC family protein: MLHVLFSVYLKMLVLYSPFFVLSCFISLTRGYSSKERRRLAWKVALATLVSSVLLYLFGRVIFSVFGITVDAFRIGAGSVLFISALGMAQGKSAVQTDNVQQDVTIVPLTIPLTVGPGTIGALLVMGVSQPHWDDKLTAILSIALASLTVGVVLYLSNRIERILGDQGLQIVSRLMGLFVCALAAQIIFTGVRGYLVP; encoded by the coding sequence ATGCTCCACGTGTTATTCAGCGTCTACCTGAAAATGCTGGTGCTCTACAGCCCGTTCTTCGTGCTGTCCTGCTTTATCAGCCTGACCCGTGGCTACTCCAGCAAGGAACGGCGGCGCCTGGCGTGGAAGGTGGCGTTGGCGACCCTGGTATCGAGCGTGTTGCTCTACCTGTTCGGCCGGGTGATTTTCAGTGTGTTCGGCATCACCGTCGACGCCTTCCGCATCGGCGCCGGCAGTGTGCTGTTCATTTCCGCCCTGGGCATGGCCCAGGGCAAGTCGGCGGTGCAGACCGACAACGTGCAGCAGGATGTCACCATCGTGCCGCTGACCATCCCGCTCACCGTCGGCCCCGGCACCATCGGTGCGCTGCTGGTGATGGGCGTGAGCCAACCGCACTGGGATGACAAGCTCACCGCCATCCTCAGCATCGCCCTGGCCAGCCTCACGGTGGGCGTGGTGCTGTACCTGTCCAACCGTATCGAACGCATCCTCGGTGACCAGGGCTTGCAGATTGTCAGCCGGTTGATGGGCCTGTTCGTCTGCGCCCTGGCCGCGCAGATCATCTTCACCGGGGTGCGCGGCTACCTGGTGCCTTAG
- a CDS encoding hybrid sensor histidine kinase/response regulator, with product MRWLRIAIGFTVSLLTLLCLFPAQAAAQGSGWAVLLDEQADLQLSDIRSSRYTNQFSPIELDRITAAEPDGALWVRFKLQPGKHEQVLRVFAPDLSHLSLYVLDGDTLVEQQSTGTRQPQAERPLPSSDFMLPMPQSQKPLEVYLRLVSEHELRPYITLEPAVLAAADQTQTLIYGLLFGCLLMLILHNLTRFAYHRSRSSLWLAACEVLLMLSLALLLNLVGPWLPNWHAIQTPGAYLALLLTAPCGLMFAYRFFMPLGPHPLNKLLMADILFIVLCGLLLLFVNTLPLNIITYALVALAGLSMLFVSAYHWQKGYRPARLFVAAMVVFNIGTLIILPALLGLTMVSPQGLIVTLLAFICLSGLLMSLALGERQRAIVEARFSLSRDLAASNAEIAAKAEFLAKISHEIRTPMNGVLGMTELLLGTPLSVKQRDYVQTIHSAGNELLTLINEILDISKLESGQIELDDVQFDLNALIEDCLSIFRAKAEQQNVELISFIQPQVPRVISGDPTRLRQAMLSLLENALQKTDEGEVLIVVALDDRSTKPRLRIAVQDSGLPMEPAERDALLHSELHSKNFFSATRLNGHLGLVIARQLILLMNGEFGIKSGSHQGSTLWLTLPLDPERLEHPTSDLDGPLKGARVLVVDDNDTCRKVLVQQCSAWGLNVSAVPSGKEALALLRTKAHLRDYFDVVLLDQNMPGMTGMQLAAKIKEDPSLNHDILLIMLTGISNAPSKIIARNCGIKRILAKPVAGYTLKTTLADELTQRSKGNVPPRPVLNVPAAITVPTDFRILVAEDNSISTKVIRGMLGKLNLSPDTASNGEEALEAMKAQRYDLVLMDCEMPILDGFSATQQLRAWEVSHQRIRTPVVALTAHILSEHKERARQAGMDGHMAKPVELSQLRELVEFWVAQRQQRPEHAPS from the coding sequence GTGCGCTGGCTCAGGATCGCCATAGGTTTCACTGTCAGTCTGCTGACACTGCTCTGCTTGTTCCCGGCCCAGGCCGCCGCACAAGGCAGTGGCTGGGCAGTATTGCTTGATGAACAGGCCGACCTGCAGCTGAGCGACATCCGTTCCTCGCGCTACACCAACCAATTCAGCCCCATCGAACTGGACCGCATTACCGCTGCGGAACCGGACGGTGCGCTGTGGGTACGTTTCAAGCTGCAACCCGGCAAGCACGAACAAGTGCTGCGGGTATTCGCCCCGGACCTGTCGCACCTGAGCCTCTACGTGCTGGACGGCGACACCCTGGTGGAACAACAAAGCACCGGCACACGCCAGCCCCAGGCTGAACGACCGTTGCCCAGCAGTGACTTCATGCTGCCGATGCCCCAGAGCCAGAAGCCCCTCGAGGTTTACCTGCGCCTGGTCTCGGAACACGAACTGCGCCCCTACATCACCCTGGAACCAGCCGTACTCGCCGCCGCCGACCAGACCCAGACGCTGATCTACGGCCTGCTGTTCGGCTGCCTGCTGATGCTGATCCTGCACAACCTGACGCGCTTCGCCTATCACCGCTCGCGCAGCAGCCTGTGGCTGGCGGCGTGCGAAGTGCTGCTGATGCTCAGCCTGGCGCTGCTGCTCAACCTGGTGGGCCCATGGCTGCCGAACTGGCATGCGATCCAGACGCCCGGCGCCTACCTGGCGCTATTGCTCACCGCGCCCTGCGGCTTGATGTTTGCCTACCGGTTCTTCATGCCCCTGGGCCCTCACCCGCTGAACAAGTTGCTGATGGCGGACATCCTGTTCATCGTGCTGTGCGGCCTGTTGCTGTTGTTCGTCAACACCCTGCCACTGAACATCATCACCTACGCCCTGGTGGCCCTGGCCGGCTTGAGCATGTTGTTTGTCTCGGCCTATCACTGGCAGAAAGGCTACCGCCCGGCACGCCTGTTCGTGGCGGCGATGGTGGTGTTCAACATCGGTACGCTGATCATCCTGCCGGCGTTGCTGGGCCTGACAATGGTCTCGCCCCAGGGCCTGATCGTCACGCTGCTGGCGTTCATCTGCTTGAGCGGTCTGCTGATGAGCCTGGCGTTGGGCGAACGCCAGCGTGCGATTGTCGAGGCGCGTTTCAGCCTCAGCCGCGACCTGGCGGCGAGCAATGCCGAAATCGCGGCCAAGGCCGAGTTCCTGGCCAAGATCAGCCACGAGATCCGCACCCCCATGAACGGCGTGCTGGGCATGACCGAACTGCTGCTGGGCACGCCGCTGTCGGTGAAACAGCGTGACTATGTGCAGACCATTCACAGCGCCGGCAACGAACTGCTCACGCTGATCAATGAAATCCTCGATATCTCCAAGCTCGAATCCGGCCAGATCGAACTGGACGATGTGCAATTCGACCTCAACGCACTGATCGAAGACTGCCTGAGTATCTTCCGCGCCAAGGCCGAGCAGCAGAACGTCGAACTGATCAGCTTTATCCAGCCCCAGGTGCCCCGCGTGATCAGCGGCGACCCGACGCGCCTGCGCCAGGCCATGTTGAGCCTGCTGGAAAATGCCCTGCAAAAGACCGATGAAGGCGAAGTGCTGATCGTGGTTGCCCTGGACGACCGCAGTACCAAGCCACGCCTGCGCATTGCCGTCCAGGACAGCGGCCTGCCCATGGAACCCGCCGAGCGCGATGCCCTGCTGCACAGCGAACTGCACAGCAAGAATTTCTTCTCGGCCACCCGTTTGAACGGCCACCTGGGCCTGGTTATCGCCCGCCAGTTGATCCTGTTGATGAATGGCGAGTTCGGCATCAAGAGCGGCAGCCACCAGGGCAGCACCCTGTGGCTGACCCTGCCGCTGGACCCGGAACGCCTGGAACACCCGACCTCCGACCTCGACGGCCCGCTCAAAGGCGCGCGCGTGCTGGTGGTGGACGACAACGACACCTGCCGCAAAGTGCTGGTGCAACAATGTTCGGCCTGGGGCCTCAACGTCAGCGCCGTGCCCTCGGGCAAGGAAGCCCTGGCGTTGCTGCGCACCAAGGCGCACCTGCGCGATTACTTCGATGTGGTGCTGCTGGACCAGAACATGCCCGGCATGACCGGCATGCAACTGGCGGCGAAGATCAAGGAAGACCCGAGCCTGAACCACGACATCCTGCTGATCATGCTTACCGGCATCAGCAATGCGCCGAGCAAGATCATCGCGCGCAACTGCGGGATCAAGCGCATCCTCGCCAAACCGGTGGCCGGCTACACGCTCAAGACCACCCTGGCGGATGAACTGACCCAACGCAGCAAAGGCAACGTGCCGCCACGCCCGGTCCTCAACGTCCCGGCCGCCATCACCGTGCCGACGGATTTCCGCATCCTGGTAGCCGAGGACAACAGCATCTCCACCAAGGTGATTCGCGGCATGCTCGGCAAGCTCAACCTCAGTCCGGACACTGCCAGCAATGGCGAGGAAGCGCTGGAAGCAATGAAGGCCCAGCGCTATGACTTGGTGTTGATGGACTGTGAAATGCCGATCCTCGATGGTTTCTCGGCGACCCAGCAACTGCGCGCATGGGAAGTCAGCCACCAGCGTATCCGCACGCCGGTGGTGGCGTTGACGGCGCACATTCTGTCGGAACACAAGGAGCGCGCGCGCCAGGCCGGGATGGATGGGCATATGGCCAAGCCGGTGGAGTTGTCGCAGTTGCGCGAGTTGGTGGAGTTCTGGGTGGCGCAGCGTCAGCAAAGGCCCGAGCACGCCCCGTCTTAA